The following are encoded together in the Thalassococcus arenae genome:
- the dprA gene encoding DNA-processing protein DprA: MPEDSYSSTHPPLPPTTEDDRVAWLRLLRSRRVGVSTFYRLLGEHGTATAALDALPKVAAQAGVENYSVCPEGVALAELRAGRQAGARPVFIGAADYPADLADLPDAPPILWLRGNAAALARPMIALVGARNASSLGTRMARSLAAGLGEAGFVVVSGLARGIDTAAHLASLETGTVAVMAGGVDVLYPSENTRLAEDILAKGGALVSEQPMGLQPIARHFPARNRIVSGLTRAVVVVEAAAKSGSLITARCALDQGREVLAVPGHPFDARASGCNMLIRDGARLVRNAEDVIEVSGQAERQPRLDLTPPAPNPASPPQPVAKPQRSLRETAALHSQILARLGPSPIAEDQVIRDLGAPSGAVLPVLTDLELDGKIRRQPGGMLSLVV; this comes from the coding sequence ATGCCTGAAGACAGCTACTCTTCCACTCACCCCCCACTCCCACCCACCACGGAAGATGATCGGGTGGCCTGGCTCCGTCTCTTGCGCTCGCGCCGTGTCGGCGTAAGCACCTTCTACCGTCTTCTCGGCGAACACGGCACGGCGACAGCCGCGCTGGACGCCTTGCCGAAGGTCGCGGCGCAAGCCGGGGTCGAGAATTACAGCGTTTGCCCCGAAGGCGTGGCGCTTGCCGAGCTCAGGGCCGGCCGCCAGGCGGGGGCCCGGCCGGTCTTCATCGGCGCAGCCGATTATCCTGCCGACCTGGCCGATCTGCCGGACGCGCCGCCGATCCTGTGGTTGCGTGGAAACGCCGCCGCGCTGGCGCGGCCGATGATCGCGCTGGTCGGCGCGCGCAACGCGTCGTCGCTGGGCACCCGCATGGCGCGCAGCCTCGCCGCCGGTCTGGGCGAAGCGGGGTTCGTCGTGGTTTCGGGCCTGGCGCGCGGCATCGATACCGCGGCGCATCTCGCCAGTCTCGAAACCGGCACGGTCGCCGTCATGGCAGGCGGCGTCGACGTGCTGTATCCATCCGAAAACACCCGGCTGGCCGAAGACATCCTTGCCAAGGGCGGGGCGCTGGTCAGCGAACAGCCGATGGGCCTACAGCCCATCGCGCGGCACTTTCCGGCGCGCAACCGGATCGTGTCGGGGCTGACCCGTGCGGTCGTCGTTGTCGAGGCGGCGGCGAAGTCCGGCTCGCTCATCACCGCGCGGTGCGCGCTCGACCAGGGGCGCGAAGTACTGGCGGTGCCGGGCCATCCCTTTGATGCGCGGGCCTCGGGCTGCAACATGCTGATCCGTGACGGCGCGCGTCTGGTGCGCAACGCCGAAGACGTGATCGAAGTTTCGGGGCAAGCCGAACGCCAGCCCCGGCTTGACCTGACGCCGCCTGCGCCAAATCCAGCATCCCCGCCGCAGCCGGTCGCCAAACCGCAACGGTCGTTGCGGGAAACCGCGGCCCTGCACAGCCAGATCCTGGCCCGCCTCGGCCCGTCGCCGATTGCCGAAGACCAGGTGATCCGCGACCTCGGTGCACCGTCGGGTGCGGTGCTTCCGGTGCTGACCGATCTCGAACTGGATGGCAAGATCCGCCGCCAGCCGGGCGGGATGCTGTCGCTGGTCGTCTGA
- the tldD gene encoding metalloprotease TldD translates to MDSTPFRPFESLLDRGRAQRVLSDAVAGADDGELFLERSRSEVLVFDDGRVKTASYDASEGFGLRAVRGEVAGYAHSTEISEAALRRAAETARLAVGDGGGTLADAPQGTNTRLYTDADPIAGHGFPVKIETLREIDAFARDLDKRVVQVSATIAASLQEVAILRPEGTLVTDVRPMTRVNVSVIVEENGRRESGTAGGGGRVTLDGLLDPQDWQSKAREALRIALVNLSAEPAPAGVMDIVLGPGWPGILLHEAVGHGLEGDFNRKGSSAFAGLMGQQVASKGVTVLDDGTIPDRRGSISVDDEGTPSSRNVLIEDGVLVGYMQDRQNARLMGVAPTGNGRRQSYAHIPMPRMTNTYMLGGQADPADIVADLKDGIWAVGFGGGQVDITNGKFVFSCTEAYRVKNGKVGAAVKGATLIGDGATALKQIKALGNDMALDPGMGNCGKAGQWVPVGVGQPTVMIGGLTVGGAAA, encoded by the coding sequence ATGGATTCGACGCCGTTCCGCCCTTTCGAAAGCCTGCTGGATCGGGGCCGGGCGCAGCGCGTCCTGAGCGACGCCGTCGCCGGAGCCGACGATGGCGAGCTGTTCCTGGAACGAAGCCGGTCCGAGGTTCTTGTCTTCGACGACGGGCGCGTGAAAACCGCAAGTTACGACGCGTCCGAGGGGTTCGGCCTGCGCGCCGTCCGGGGTGAGGTCGCGGGATATGCGCATTCGACCGAGATCAGCGAGGCGGCGCTGCGGCGTGCTGCCGAAACCGCGCGGTTGGCCGTGGGCGATGGCGGCGGCACCCTGGCCGATGCGCCGCAGGGCACCAACACGCGGCTCTACACCGATGCCGATCCGATCGCCGGCCATGGGTTTCCGGTCAAGATTGAAACCCTGCGCGAAATCGACGCCTTTGCGCGCGACCTGGACAAACGCGTGGTCCAGGTCAGCGCCACGATCGCGGCCTCGCTGCAGGAAGTGGCGATTCTCCGCCCCGAGGGCACGCTGGTCACGGATGTGCGCCCGATGACACGGGTCAATGTCTCGGTCATCGTCGAGGAAAACGGCCGCCGCGAATCCGGGACCGCGGGCGGCGGCGGACGGGTCACGCTGGATGGCCTGCTCGATCCGCAGGATTGGCAGTCGAAGGCGCGCGAGGCGCTGCGCATCGCGCTGGTCAACCTGTCGGCCGAGCCCGCGCCCGCCGGCGTGATGGACATCGTGCTGGGCCCCGGCTGGCCCGGCATCCTGCTGCACGAGGCGGTGGGGCACGGGCTCGAAGGCGATTTCAACCGCAAGGGAAGTTCAGCCTTTGCCGGTCTGATGGGCCAACAGGTCGCCTCGAAGGGCGTGACGGTGCTGGACGACGGCACGATTCCGGATCGGCGCGGATCGATCAGCGTCGACGACGAAGGCACGCCTTCGTCTAGGAACGTCCTGATCGAGGACGGTGTGCTGGTGGGCTACATGCAGGATCGCCAGAATGCCCGCCTGATGGGCGTGGCCCCTACCGGCAACGGGCGCCGGCAGAGCTATGCGCATATCCCGATGCCGCGGATGACCAACACCTACATGCTGGGCGGACAGGCCGATCCGGCCGATATCGTCGCGGATCTGAAAGACGGGATCTGGGCCGTGGGTTTCGGCGGCGGGCAGGTCGACATCACCAATGGCAAGTTCGTGTTTTCCTGCACCGAGGCCTATCGCGTCAAGAACGGCAAGGTCGGCGCCGCGGTCAAGGGCGCGACACTGATCGGAGACGGGGCGACCGCGTTGAAACAGATCAAGGCACTTGGCAACGACATGGCGCTGGACCCGGGCATGGGCAATTGCGGCAAGGCGGGGCAGTGGGTTCCGGTGGGCGTCGGTCAGCCCACGGTGATGATCGGAGGTCTGACGGTTGGTGGCGCCGCCGCCTGA
- the coxB gene encoding cytochrome c oxidase subunit II yields the protein MKIKTMLTGLLSAFLAVPAYAQNLEVIGRPVDGGIGFQPQATELARDIQMLNGMILVIITAIVIFVVGLMAWVIVRYNRRANPTPASFTHNTPVEIAWTIVPIIILIGIGAYSLPVLFKQQEIPEGDVVIKATGYQWYWGYEYVGTDLAFDSFMIGAPATGGDNRMTPEVEAQLIEAGYSKEDFLLATDTAMVVPVGKTVVVQVTGADVIHSWTIPAFGVKQDAVPGRLAELWFTAEREGIFFGQCSELCGINHAYMPITVKVVSEEAYEAWLQNSLDEGGYSDVRQVLTN from the coding sequence ATGAAAATCAAGACCATGCTGACGGGCCTTCTCAGCGCCTTTCTTGCCGTTCCCGCCTACGCGCAGAACCTCGAAGTGATCGGCCGCCCCGTCGACGGCGGAATCGGCTTTCAGCCGCAAGCCACCGAACTGGCGCGCGACATCCAGATGCTGAACGGGATGATCCTGGTGATCATCACCGCCATCGTGATCTTCGTCGTCGGCCTGATGGCCTGGGTGATCGTCCGCTACAACCGCCGCGCCAATCCGACCCCCGCCAGCTTCACCCACAACACGCCGGTGGAAATCGCCTGGACGATCGTGCCCATCATCATCCTGATCGGGATCGGCGCCTATTCGCTGCCGGTGTTGTTCAAACAGCAGGAAATCCCCGAAGGCGACGTTGTGATCAAGGCAACCGGCTACCAGTGGTACTGGGGCTATGAATATGTCGGCACCGATCTGGCCTTCGACAGTTTCATGATCGGCGCGCCCGCCACGGGCGGCGACAACCGCATGACCCCCGAGGTCGAGGCTCAGCTGATCGAGGCCGGCTACAGCAAGGAAGACTTCCTGCTGGCCACCGACACCGCGATGGTGGTTCCGGTCGGCAAGACCGTGGTCGTGCAGGTCACCGGCGCCGACGTGATCCATTCCTGGACCATCCCGGCCTTCGGCGTGAAGCAGGACGCCGTTCCGGGCCGGCTGGCCGAACTGTGGTTCACCGCCGAGCGTGAAGGCATCTTCTTTGGTCAATGCTCCGAGCTGTGCGGCATCAACCACGCCTACATGCCGATCACCGTCAAGGTGGTGTCGGAAGAGGCCTACGAGGCGTGGCTGCAGAATTCGCTCGACGAAGGCGGCTACAGCGATGTCCGCCAGGTGCTGACGAACTGA
- the cyoE gene encoding heme o synthase translates to MSDASFDTRVQSGEAEFRDYFALLKPRVMTLVVFTAFVGLLAAPVSLHPFVAFCAILFIAVGGGASGALNMWYDADIDAVMRRTAKRPIPAGKVTGDEALAIGLTLSAFSVIFLGLATNWLAAGLLAFTIFFYVVIYTMWLKRLTPQNIVIGGAAGAFPPMIGWAAATGDISVASVLMFCLTFMWTPPHFWALALFVRMDYDNATVPMLTVTHGRRATRRHILLYTALLALLAIGTGFTQIGGPFYLATALVLNAAFLLGAIRIWRRDEDMAEADNFAVEKRFFKLSLLYLFAHFGAILIEAGIDRMGGYPWG, encoded by the coding sequence ATGAGCGACGCAAGCTTCGATACACGGGTCCAGAGCGGCGAAGCCGAGTTCAGGGACTATTTCGCGCTGCTCAAGCCGCGCGTGATGACCCTTGTCGTCTTCACCGCCTTCGTCGGCCTGTTGGCCGCTCCCGTTTCGCTGCACCCTTTCGTCGCCTTCTGCGCCATTCTGTTCATCGCCGTGGGCGGCGGCGCCTCGGGCGCGCTGAACATGTGGTATGACGCCGATATCGACGCGGTGATGCGCCGTACCGCCAAGCGACCGATCCCGGCGGGCAAGGTGACGGGTGACGAGGCATTGGCCATCGGCCTGACGCTGTCGGCCTTTTCGGTGATCTTTCTGGGGCTGGCCACGAACTGGCTGGCCGCCGGGCTGCTGGCCTTCACCATCTTCTTCTATGTCGTGATCTACACGATGTGGCTCAAGCGTCTGACGCCGCAGAACATCGTCATCGGCGGCGCTGCGGGTGCCTTCCCCCCGATGATCGGCTGGGCGGCGGCAACCGGCGATATCTCGGTCGCGTCGGTGCTCATGTTCTGCCTGACCTTCATGTGGACACCCCCGCATTTCTGGGCGCTGGCGCTGTTCGTGCGGATGGACTACGACAACGCGACCGTCCCGATGTTGACGGTCACCCATGGCCGCCGCGCAACCCGGCGCCACATCCTTCTTTATACTGCGCTGCTGGCGCTTCTGGCGATCGGCACCGGTTTCACCCAGATCGGCGGGCCGTTCTACCTGGCGACCGCGCTGGTGTTGAATGCGGCGTTCCTGCTGGGCGCGATCCGCATCTGGCGCCGCGACGAAGACATGGCCGAAGCCGACAATTTCGCCGTGGAAAAACGGTTCTTCAAACTGTCGCTGCTCTACCTCTTCGCCCATTTCGGCGCCATTCTCATCGAGGCCGGCATCGACCGGATGGGAGGCTATCCATGGGGCTGA
- a CDS encoding cytochrome c oxidase assembly protein produces the protein MAIEGKRKTVLQTVGLVLVMGGLAWASVPFYDWFCRVTGYGGATGVAEATTGEILDRTIKVRFDASLERGMPWEFKPEVPEMTIRIGEEGLAFYEAYNPTSKPVAGSASYNVAPFGAGAYFEKIDCFCFEEQVLMPGERVMMPVSFFIDPGIVDDTDAKHTSHITLSYTFYEIDLPEEQAALDLKTDGASVN, from the coding sequence ATGGCAATTGAGGGCAAGCGCAAGACGGTTCTGCAGACGGTCGGTCTGGTGCTGGTGATGGGCGGTCTGGCCTGGGCTTCGGTGCCGTTTTACGACTGGTTCTGCCGGGTGACCGGCTATGGGGGCGCCACCGGCGTGGCCGAAGCGACGACCGGCGAAATCCTGGATCGCACGATCAAGGTCCGGTTCGACGCCTCGCTGGAGCGTGGCATGCCTTGGGAATTCAAGCCCGAAGTCCCGGAAATGACCATCCGCATCGGCGAAGAGGGCCTGGCCTTCTACGAGGCCTACAATCCCACTTCGAAACCGGTGGCGGGATCGGCCAGCTACAACGTCGCGCCCTTTGGCGCGGGCGCCTATTTCGAAAAGATCGACTGTTTCTGCTTCGAAGAGCAGGTGTTGATGCCCGGTGAACGCGTGATGATGCCCGTCAGCTTCTTCATCGATCCCGGCATCGTCGACGATACCGATGCCAAGCACACCAGTCACATCACGCTGAGCTACACGTTCTACGAGATCGACCTGCCGGAAGAGCAGGCCGCGCTCGACCTGAAGACCGACGGCGCGTCCGTCAATTGA
- a CDS encoding cytochrome c oxidase subunit 3: protein MAHAKNHDYHILNPSIWPFLGSVAAFFMLFGAVLWFHGNGPWMFLIGFVAVLYVMFGWWADVIAESHVGDHTPVVRIGLKYGFILFIMSEVMFFFAWFWSFFKHALYPMDPGGMSPAIDGPWPPVGIETFDPWHLPLINTLVLLCSGAAATWAHHALVHEDNREDMKWGLIIAIVLGVFFTALQAYEYSHAAFGFSGNIYGANFFMATGFHGAHVIIGTIFLFVCLLRLMRGHFTQDKHIGFEAAAWYWHFVDVVWLFLFAAVYVWGG from the coding sequence ATGGCACACGCAAAAAACCACGACTATCACATTCTAAACCCCTCCATCTGGCCCTTCCTTGGGTCGGTGGCGGCTTTCTTCATGCTGTTCGGCGCGGTGCTGTGGTTCCACGGCAACGGGCCCTGGATGTTCCTGATCGGCTTCGTCGCCGTGCTTTACGTGATGTTCGGCTGGTGGGCCGACGTGATCGCGGAAAGCCATGTGGGCGATCACACCCCGGTGGTGCGGATCGGCCTGAAATACGGCTTCATCCTGTTCATCATGTCCGAGGTGATGTTCTTCTTCGCCTGGTTCTGGAGCTTCTTCAAACACGCGCTTTATCCGATGGATCCGGGCGGAATGAGCCCGGCCATCGATGGCCCCTGGCCGCCGGTGGGGATCGAAACCTTCGACCCCTGGCACCTGCCGCTGATCAATACGCTGGTTCTTCTGTGCTCGGGCGCCGCGGCAACCTGGGCGCACCACGCCCTGGTGCACGAGGACAACCGCGAGGACATGAAATGGGGTCTGATCATCGCCATCGTGCTGGGCGTCTTCTTTACCGCGCTTCAGGCGTATGAATACAGCCACGCCGCCTTTGGCTTTTCCGGCAACATCTATGGTGCCAACTTCTTCATGGCGACCGGGTTCCACGGCGCGCATGTGATCATCGGCACGATCTTCCTGTTCGTCTGCCTGCTGCGGCTGATGCGCGGGCATTTCACCCAGGACAAGCATATCGGCTTCGAGGCCGCGGCCTGGTACTGGCACTTCGTCGACGTGGTCTGGCTGTTCCTGTTCGCCGCCGTCTACGTCTGGGGTGGCTGA
- a CDS encoding SURF1 family protein, with product MSRLAAPLLIGLIGAAILIALGTWQVQRLAWKESVLAEIDARIGGAPEPLPVLVSPADQKYQPVVLQGTIGEDALFVLVSRKQVGPGWRVVSPFATADGRRILIDRGWIPHDARDAPRRAGAAEITGNLHWPDDRRDATPENDVAGNIWYARDIGAMAEALDTKPLLVVVRSTTPADDGVTPLPVDSSGIPNDHLQYAITWFALAAVWLTMTGVWIRRRLTETD from the coding sequence TTGTCCCGCCTTGCCGCACCCCTGCTGATCGGCCTCATCGGTGCCGCGATCCTGATCGCGCTTGGCACCTGGCAGGTGCAGCGGCTGGCGTGGAAAGAGAGCGTGCTGGCCGAGATCGACGCGCGCATCGGCGGCGCACCGGAACCACTGCCGGTGCTGGTTTCGCCGGCGGATCAGAAATACCAGCCCGTCGTTTTGCAGGGCACCATCGGCGAGGACGCGCTGTTCGTCCTGGTCTCGCGCAAGCAGGTCGGGCCGGGCTGGCGTGTCGTTTCGCCCTTTGCCACCGCGGATGGCCGCCGGATCCTGATCGATCGCGGCTGGATTCCACACGACGCGCGCGACGCACCGCGCCGCGCCGGTGCGGCCGAGATCACCGGCAACCTGCACTGGCCCGACGACCGCCGCGACGCCACGCCGGAAAACGACGTAGCGGGCAACATCTGGTACGCCCGCGATATCGGCGCCATGGCCGAGGCGCTGGACACCAAACCGCTGCTGGTCGTGGTGCGATCCACGACACCCGCCGACGACGGCGTGACCCCCCTGCCCGTCGACAGCAGCGGCATCCCGAACGATCACCTGCAATACGCCATCACCTGGTTCGCGCTGGCCGCGGTGTGGCTCACCATGACCGGCGTCTGGATACGGCGCCGCCTGACGGAGACCGATTGA
- the thrC gene encoding threonine synthase, with the protein MRYISTRGAAPDLGFAEAMLTGLARDGGLYVPAEIPQMSTGDIRALHGLSYEETAFRVMRPFVNDAFADDVFADLIAKAYAGFGHDARAPLVQLAPGHFLLELFHGPTLAFKDFAMQLIGQLFEHELSRRGEQVTIVGATSGDTGSAAIEAFAGLDSVDVFILYPHGRVSEVQRRQMTTPQAANIHALAIDGHFDDAQARLKDMFNHFEFRDRVRLAGVNSINWARVLAQVVYYFTSAVSLGAPDRAVSFTVPTGNFGDIFAGYIAKRMGLPIDRLIVATNQNDILHRCLTSGAYEKGEVVPSISPSMDIQVSSNFERALFDAYGRDGKAVAQLMDELKAGGFAVSQGALQALREDFGSGRVSEDETLATIRQANETMGELLCPHSAVGVKVAEDQRDPTTPMITLATAHPAKFPDAVERATGIRPPLPNRMADLYDRPERLTRVPNDLAALETLIEERRRT; encoded by the coding sequence ATGCGATACATCTCGACCCGCGGCGCCGCGCCGGATCTGGGCTTTGCCGAGGCGATGCTGACCGGGCTGGCGCGCGATGGCGGTCTCTATGTCCCGGCCGAAATCCCGCAGATGAGCACCGGCGACATCCGCGCGCTGCACGGCCTGTCCTACGAGGAAACCGCGTTCCGGGTCATGCGGCCCTTCGTGAACGACGCGTTCGCCGACGACGTGTTCGCCGATCTGATTGCCAAGGCCTATGCCGGGTTCGGCCATGACGCGCGGGCGCCTCTGGTGCAACTGGCGCCGGGGCATTTCCTGCTCGAGCTGTTCCACGGGCCGACCCTGGCCTTCAAGGATTTCGCGATGCAGCTGATCGGCCAGCTGTTCGAGCACGAACTGTCCCGTCGGGGCGAACAGGTGACCATCGTTGGCGCGACATCCGGCGACACAGGCTCTGCCGCGATCGAGGCCTTTGCCGGACTGGATTCGGTCGATGTCTTCATCCTCTACCCGCACGGGCGGGTGTCCGAGGTGCAGCGCCGCCAGATGACCACGCCGCAGGCCGCCAACATTCACGCGCTGGCCATCGACGGGCATTTCGACGACGCGCAGGCGCGGCTCAAGGACATGTTCAACCATTTCGAGTTCCGCGACCGCGTTCGGCTGGCCGGTGTCAACTCGATCAACTGGGCGCGGGTGCTGGCGCAGGTGGTCTATTACTTTACATCCGCCGTCAGCCTGGGCGCGCCGGACCGCGCCGTCAGCTTTACCGTCCCCACCGGCAATTTCGGCGATATCTTTGCCGGCTACATCGCCAAGCGCATGGGCCTGCCCATCGACCGGCTGATCGTCGCGACCAACCAGAACGACATCCTGCACCGTTGCCTCACATCCGGTGCATATGAAAAGGGCGAGGTCGTGCCCTCGATCTCGCCGTCGATGGACATCCAGGTCAGCTCGAACTTCGAACGCGCGCTGTTCGATGCCTACGGCCGCGACGGCAAGGCGGTGGCGCAACTGATGGACGAGCTGAAGGCCGGCGGCTTTGCCGTCAGCCAGGGCGCGTTGCAGGCCCTGCGCGAGGATTTCGGCTCGGGCCGGGTCAGCGAGGACGAAACGCTGGCAACGATCCGGCAGGCCAACGAGACGATGGGCGAATTGCTGTGCCCGCATTCCGCCGTCGGCGTGAAGGTGGCCGAAGATCAACGTGACCCCACAACGCCGATGATCACGCTGGCAACAGCGCATCCGGCGAAATTCCCCGACGCCGTCGAAAGGGCCACCGGCATCCGCCCGCCCCTTCCCAATCGCATGGCCGATCTTTATGACCGGCCCGAGCGCTTGACGCGGGTCCCCAACGACCTGGCGGCGCTGGAAACCCTGATCGAGGAGCGTCGCCGCACGTGA
- a CDS encoding M16 family metallopeptidase, whose amino-acid sequence MTVELTTLDNGFRIVTEAMPGLQSASLGIWVCAGGRDETPDQNGIAHFLEHMAFKGTATRSALQIAEAIEDVGGYINAYTSREVTAYYARVLAADTALALDVIADILLNPVFDPHEIEVERHVILQEIGQALDTPDDVIFDWLQEQAYPGQALGRTILGPPERIRAFGRADLSRFVTEHYGPGQMILSAAGAVDHETIVAQARALFGALPARPARSAEAARFRGGETRHEKALEQAHLALAFEGPGYRDPDFYTAQIHAIALGGGMSSRLFQEIREKRGLCYTIFAQSGAYADTGMTTIYAGTSAEDVGELARLTIDEMKRAADTLTEAEVERARAQMKAGLLMGLESPSSRAERMARMVQIWGHVPAIEKTVAKIDAVTPEAVRRFASVLGTTAPAALALYGPVAGAPDLAQLHARRAA is encoded by the coding sequence GTGACCGTCGAACTGACAACGCTGGACAACGGGTTCCGCATCGTGACCGAGGCGATGCCGGGACTGCAATCCGCCTCGCTGGGTATCTGGGTCTGCGCCGGCGGCCGCGACGAGACACCCGACCAGAACGGCATCGCCCATTTTCTGGAACACATGGCTTTCAAGGGCACGGCGACGCGCAGTGCGCTGCAGATCGCCGAGGCGATCGAGGATGTGGGCGGCTATATCAATGCCTATACCTCGCGCGAGGTGACGGCCTATTACGCCCGCGTGCTGGCCGCAGACACCGCTCTGGCGCTGGACGTGATCGCCGACATCCTGCTGAACCCGGTCTTCGATCCGCACGAGATCGAGGTCGAGCGTCACGTGATCCTGCAGGAAATCGGCCAGGCGCTGGACACGCCCGACGACGTGATCTTCGACTGGCTTCAGGAACAGGCCTATCCAGGCCAGGCCCTGGGCCGCACGATCCTTGGCCCGCCCGAACGCATCCGCGCCTTTGGCCGTGCCGATCTGTCGCGCTTCGTGACCGAGCATTACGGGCCGGGCCAGATGATCCTGTCGGCCGCTGGCGCGGTCGATCACGAAACCATCGTCGCGCAGGCCCGGGCGCTGTTCGGTGCCCTGCCGGCGCGCCCCGCGCGATCTGCCGAAGCGGCCCGCTTTCGCGGCGGCGAAACCCGGCACGAAAAGGCGCTGGAACAGGCCCATCTGGCGCTGGCCTTCGAGGGGCCGGGTTACCGCGATCCGGATTTCTACACCGCGCAGATCCACGCCATCGCGCTTGGCGGCGGCATGTCCTCGCGCCTGTTCCAGGAAATCCGGGAAAAGCGTGGGCTATGTTATACCATATTCGCACAGTCCGGCGCCTATGCCGATACCGGCATGACCACCATCTATGCCGGCACCAGCGCCGAGGATGTGGGTGAACTGGCGCGCCTGACCATCGACGAGATGAAACGCGCAGCCGATACCCTGACCGAGGCCGAGGTCGAGCGTGCGCGCGCGCAGATGAAGGCCGGGTTGCTGATGGGGCTGGAAAGCCCGTCTTCGCGGGCCGAACGCATGGCGCGGATGGTGCAGATCTGGGGTCACGTCCCGGCGATCGAGAAAACCGTCGCCAAGATCGACGCCGTCACACCCGAAGCCGTGCGCCGGTTCGCAAGCGTGCTGGGCACGACGGCACCGGCAGCGCTGGCGCTTTACGGGCCGGTGGCAGGCGCACCGGATCTCGCGCAACTGCACGCGCGCCGCGCCGCATGA
- a CDS encoding GNAT family N-acetyltransferase, whose product MLGLRRKVRLETERLTLRPPQHADYTPWSTLRRESAGFLTPWEPTWASDHLSRRAFTNRVYWASRAITSGTALPLFLFRRDDARLVGAVTLDNIRRGPAQAGTLGYWVGAPFARQGLMSEALSAVVHHAFQKLDLSRLEAACLPENLASRGLLERNGFKYEGVAQSYLQIDGRWRTHVLYAALRSDRRGRSDAV is encoded by the coding sequence ATGCTGGGTCTGCGCCGCAAAGTCCGGCTCGAGACCGAGCGCCTGACCCTGCGACCGCCCCAGCACGCCGACTACACGCCTTGGTCCACCCTGCGCCGAGAAAGCGCCGGCTTTCTCACCCCGTGGGAGCCGACATGGGCCTCGGACCATCTGAGCCGCCGCGCCTTCACGAACCGCGTCTACTGGGCCAGCCGGGCTATCACCAGCGGCACCGCGCTGCCGCTGTTCCTGTTCCGGCGCGACGACGCGCGACTGGTCGGCGCCGTCACGTTGGACAATATCCGCCGCGGCCCGGCCCAGGCCGGCACCCTGGGCTACTGGGTCGGCGCACCCTTCGCCCGTCAGGGGCTCATGAGCGAGGCGTTGAGCGCCGTCGTGCATCACGCCTTCCAGAAACTCGACCTCAGCCGCCTCGAAGCCGCCTGCCTGCCGGAAAACCTGGCGTCGCGCGGGCTTTTGGAACGCAACGGGTTCAAGTACGAAGGCGTCGCGCAAAGCTATCTGCAGATCGACGGACGCTGGCGCACCCACGTGCTTTATGCCGCTTTGCGCAGCGACCGTCGCGGGCGCAGCGACGCCGTCTGA
- a CDS encoding MBL fold metallo-hydrolase, producing the protein MFRILAALILTATALGAQDARRPSHCIAVADATPGLKYLHKASWQAPLPDHTLRIHYIAHASFLIQTQGGIEAVTDYTGFIGNTELIPDVVTMNHAHDTHWTPFPDPAIPHALKGWGEEFGAGVDHHLDLGEMLIRNVSTDIRSDFGRREERGNSIFVFEAAGLCVGHLGHLHHEPNDEQYAALGRLDVVMVPVDGGYTMALDNMLNVIDRLKSRVILPMHWFSGFSLENFLSDLPEGFAIDRRDGPSIEVSLRDLPDRPTVVVLRPEYLRDQP; encoded by the coding sequence ATGTTCCGCATTCTCGCCGCGCTGATCCTGACCGCCACCGCGCTCGGTGCGCAAGACGCGCGCCGCCCCAGCCACTGTATCGCCGTGGCCGATGCCACCCCGGGTCTGAAATACTTGCACAAGGCCAGTTGGCAGGCGCCTCTGCCCGATCACACGCTGCGCATCCACTACATCGCCCATGCCTCGTTTCTGATCCAGACCCAGGGCGGAATAGAGGCCGTCACCGACTACACCGGTTTCATCGGCAACACCGAATTGATCCCCGACGTCGTGACGATGAACCATGCCCACGACACCCACTGGACCCCGTTCCCCGATCCGGCCATCCCGCACGCGCTGAAGGGCTGGGGCGAGGAATTCGGTGCCGGTGTGGATCATCACCTCGATCTGGGCGAGATGCTGATCCGCAATGTGTCGACCGACATCCGCAGCGATTTCGGCCGCCGCGAAGAGCGTGGCAATTCGATCTTCGTCTTCGAAGCCGCGGGGCTTTGCGTCGGACATCTGGGCCACCTTCACCACGAACCCAACGACGAACAATACGCCGCGCTCGGGCGGCTCGACGTGGTCATGGTGCCGGTGGATGGCGGCTACACGATGGCGCTGGACAACATGCTGAACGTGATCGACCGGCTGAAATCGCGGGTCATTCTGCCGATGCACTGGTTCTCGGGCTTCTCGCTGGAAAACTTCCTGTCCGACCTGCCCGAAGGCTTTGCCATCGACCGCCGCGACGGCCCCAGCATCGAAGTCAGCCTGCGCGATCTGCCCGACCGCCCCACAGTCGTCGTGCTGCGTCCGGAATATCTGCGCGACCAACCCTGA